The following coding sequences are from one Streptomyces angustmyceticus window:
- a CDS encoding MarR family winged helix-turn-helix transcriptional regulator — translation METPQEPRWLDDEEDQAWIALSSMLMRLPAALDAQLQRDAGLSHFEYQVMAGLSMVPERTLRMSELAAFVEGSLPRLSQVVGRLEKRGWVRRNPDPADGRYTVATLTDDGFDKVAATAPGHVETVRTCVFDALTQAQVRQLATIGRRVVGAIDPQHPLVTGTLDRLRPEK, via the coding sequence ATGGAGACCCCGCAGGAGCCCCGCTGGCTGGACGATGAGGAAGATCAGGCATGGATCGCGCTCAGCAGCATGCTGATGCGGCTCCCTGCGGCACTGGACGCGCAGCTGCAGCGCGACGCCGGTCTGAGCCACTTCGAGTACCAGGTGATGGCCGGGCTGTCGATGGTCCCCGAGCGCACCCTGCGGATGAGCGAGCTCGCCGCGTTCGTGGAGGGCTCGCTTCCCCGGCTGTCCCAGGTCGTCGGACGGCTGGAGAAGCGCGGCTGGGTACGCCGTAACCCCGACCCCGCCGACGGCCGCTACACCGTGGCCACCCTCACCGACGACGGGTTCGACAAGGTGGCCGCCACCGCCCCCGGCCATGTGGAGACCGTGCGCACCTGCGTCTTCGACGCCCTCACCCAGGCGCAGGTCCGCCAACTGGCCACGATCGGCCGCCGCGTCGTCGGCGCCATCGACCCCCAACACCCGCTCGTCACCGGGACGCTGGACCGGCTACGGCCGGAGAAGTAA
- a CDS encoding WXG100 family type VII secretion target, with the protein MAGGNIQISPEEMREASTWLQNQKELMQQSLHEANTKMDEMVEAAYATPGSESKFRPYWEEYKNGTEKAIEGLQGVSEFIKQVADAFVDTDDQTSGSIG; encoded by the coding sequence ATGGCCGGCGGCAACATCCAGATCAGCCCGGAGGAGATGCGGGAGGCGTCGACCTGGCTGCAGAACCAGAAGGAACTGATGCAGCAGAGCCTGCACGAGGCCAACACCAAGATGGACGAGATGGTCGAGGCGGCCTACGCCACCCCCGGTTCGGAGAGCAAGTTCCGCCCGTACTGGGAGGAGTACAAGAACGGCACCGAGAAGGCGATCGAGGGCCTGCAGGGTGTCAGCGAGTTCATCAAGCAGGTCGCCGACGCGTTCGTCGACACCGACGACCAGACGTCCGGCTCCATCGGCTGA
- a CDS encoding DoxX family protein, with protein MVNVLLWVLAGVLAVAFLAAGAMKLSQPKQKLAASGMGWTEGVGAGTVKLIGGLEMLAALGLVLPPALGTAPVLAPLAALGLVLVMLGAMAVHARRSEAQMIAVNVVLLALAAVVAWGRFGPYAL; from the coding sequence ATGGTGAATGTTCTGTTGTGGGTCCTCGCGGGCGTACTCGCGGTGGCATTCCTGGCGGCCGGGGCGATGAAGCTGTCCCAGCCGAAGCAGAAGCTGGCGGCCTCGGGCATGGGCTGGACCGAGGGCGTGGGCGCGGGAACGGTGAAGCTGATCGGGGGCCTGGAGATGCTGGCCGCGCTCGGCCTGGTCCTGCCGCCCGCGCTCGGCACCGCACCGGTACTGGCGCCCCTGGCGGCCCTCGGCCTGGTGCTGGTCATGCTCGGCGCCATGGCCGTGCACGCCCGCCGCAGCGAGGCGCAGATGATCGCCGTGAATGTGGTGCTGCTCGCGCTCGCGGCCGTCGTGGCGTGGGGCCGGTTCGGGCCGTACGCCCTCTAG